A single genomic interval of Fervidobacterium thailandense harbors:
- a CDS encoding stage V sporulation protein S, which produces MEVLKVSSKSNPNKVAGALAGVIREKGKAEIQAIGAGAVNQAVKAIAIARGYLAPSGYDLVCVPAFTDVNVENETRTALKFIVFPRE; this is translated from the coding sequence ATGGAAGTACTAAAAGTTTCTTCAAAATCCAACCCTAACAAAGTTGCAGGTGCCCTCGCAGGTGTGATCAGGGAAAAAGGTAAAGCCGAGATCCAGGCAATCGGAGCAGGTGCGGTAAACCAGGCAGTTAAGGCTATCGCAATCGCGCGTGGTTACCTTGCACCAAGTGGATACGATTTGGTTTGCGTACCAGCGTTCACGGATGTGAACGTCGAAAATGAAACGAGAACGGCATTGAAGTTCATTGTGTTCCCAAGGGAGTAA
- a CDS encoding ABC transporter permease subunit encodes MQKRMSLKDILIANAVPITFFILTFLAVLVAKIPILFLLSEIVRRLSRNTFLVLALIIPVVAGLGLNFAIVLGAMAAQAALFFVVDWGITGLKGILLAMVISSVISIFLGWIVGKTLNRAKGREMITSMILGFFANGVYQLIFLFFVGSLIPFRKTDFLLPQGVGLRNTVDLFGIVDGALNDLLTVNIGFITIYIVPLLFVVGLCIFLTFLLKTKLGQDFKAVGQDMHIARTAGIDVDKTRIIAVIFSTVFASIGQVIYLQDIGTINTYNSHEQIGLFSIAALLVGGASVKKANIWNAILGVILFHALFVVAPSAGNRLFGQPQIGEFFREFIAYAVIAFALAMHGWRSRKGK; translated from the coding sequence ATGCAGAAGAGAATGAGTCTGAAGGATATACTCATAGCGAACGCTGTTCCGATCACGTTCTTCATCCTGACGTTCTTGGCCGTCTTGGTGGCGAAGATACCGATACTCTTCCTTTTATCCGAAATCGTCAGAAGGTTGAGCAGAAACACGTTCCTTGTTCTTGCGTTAATAATTCCTGTCGTTGCTGGTCTGGGATTGAACTTTGCCATCGTTCTGGGTGCAATGGCGGCGCAGGCGGCTCTCTTCTTCGTGGTGGACTGGGGAATCACGGGACTTAAAGGTATACTCCTTGCGATGGTAATTTCGAGTGTTATATCCATATTCCTCGGTTGGATCGTTGGTAAAACCCTGAACAGGGCAAAAGGTAGGGAAATGATCACCTCCATGATACTCGGCTTTTTCGCAAACGGTGTTTACCAGCTCATCTTCCTCTTCTTTGTGGGTTCGTTAATACCTTTTAGAAAGACTGACTTCCTACTCCCGCAAGGTGTTGGGTTGAGGAACACGGTGGATTTGTTCGGTATCGTCGATGGTGCACTGAACGATTTGCTCACGGTGAACATCGGATTCATAACGATTTACATCGTACCGTTGCTCTTCGTCGTTGGGCTTTGTATCTTTCTCACCTTCCTACTCAAAACAAAGCTCGGTCAAGATTTCAAGGCGGTTGGTCAGGACATGCACATAGCCCGGACTGCCGGTATAGACGTGGATAAAACGAGGATAATAGCGGTGATATTCTCCACAGTGTTTGCTTCAATAGGACAGGTAATCTACCTCCAAGACATAGGTACTATCAACACCTACAACAGCCACGAGCAAATAGGGCTCTTCTCCATCGCAGCGCTGCTTGTTGGAGGAGCGTCCGTTAAGAAAGCCAACATCTGGAACGCTATCCTGGGAGTTATCCTCTTCCACGCGCTCTTCGTCGTTGCCCCGAGTGCGGGTAACAGACTTTTTGGCCAACCTCAGATAGGAGAATTCTTCAGGGAATTCATCGCGTACGCGGTTATCGCTTTCGCACTCGCTATGCACGGCTGGAGGTCGCGCAAAGGGAAATAA